One genomic window of Planctomycetota bacterium includes the following:
- a CDS encoding glucuronate isomerase, translating to MSDLERRLAGEILAIRAIDCHSHVPHQAPHARSLADLLGYHYYTELAHSAGMPADAVDPRRSEADRIAEMVSRLATLDNTVQHSWLVEAARELFAFRAPRLTAQNWTELAQAVAEAGKQTHRYRTVLAKANLEKVFLTNLFDEDLSEVDPTVFVPCLRADDLVFQAGDAAVRRRLAVKTGIEVASPNDLRDAVGWLFRYFTGQGAASAAISLPPDFVPRPPDEKAAAKALARAARGKDLSPGEADELAAFAFETVVQACAIFKRPMQLMIGVVRNVYPAGVEGGRDLLSHRGSLIAYADLFRRHPDVDFAVSVLSAVWSHELATFAWIFPNVKPSGHWWYANIPVHIENELRARLEAVPKVKLIGYYSDMYKVEFGLPKFNMYRRVLARVLARDFVETGLMTEMQAVETARLLLRDNPKRLFNV from the coding sequence ATGAGCGACCTGGAACGACGTCTGGCTGGCGAAATCCTCGCCATCCGCGCCATCGACTGCCACAGCCACGTCCCCCATCAGGCCCCCCACGCCCGCTCCCTCGCCGACCTCCTCGGATACCACTATTACACCGAGTTGGCCCACTCCGCCGGAATGCCCGCCGACGCCGTCGACCCGCGCCGCTCCGAGGCCGACCGCATCGCCGAGATGGTCTCGCGCCTCGCCACCCTCGACAACACCGTTCAGCACAGTTGGCTCGTCGAGGCCGCCAGGGAACTCTTTGCCTTTCGCGCCCCGCGCCTCACCGCCCAGAACTGGACCGAACTCGCCCAGGCCGTCGCCGAGGCCGGCAAACAGACCCACCGCTACCGCACCGTCCTCGCCAAGGCCAACCTCGAAAAGGTCTTCCTCACCAACCTCTTCGACGAGGACCTCTCCGAGGTCGACCCGACCGTCTTCGTCCCCTGCCTCCGCGCCGACGACCTCGTGTTTCAGGCGGGCGACGCCGCCGTCCGCCGACGCCTCGCCGTCAAGACCGGCATCGAGGTCGCCTCGCCGAACGATCTGCGCGACGCGGTCGGCTGGCTCTTCCGCTACTTCACGGGGCAGGGGGCCGCCTCCGCCGCCATCAGCCTCCCGCCCGATTTCGTGCCGCGGCCCCCGGACGAAAAGGCCGCCGCCAAAGCCCTCGCCCGTGCCGCGCGCGGCAAAGACCTCTCGCCTGGCGAGGCCGACGAACTCGCCGCCTTCGCCTTCGAGACGGTCGTCCAGGCCTGCGCCATCTTCAAACGGCCGATGCAACTTATGATCGGCGTCGTGAGGAACGTCTATCCCGCCGGCGTCGAGGGCGGACGCGACCTGCTTTCGCACCGCGGAAGCCTCATCGCCTACGCCGACCTCTTCCGCCGACACCCCGACGTCGATTTCGCCGTCTCCGTCCTCTCCGCCGTCTGGAGCCACGAACTCGCGACCTTCGCCTGGATCTTTCCGAACGTCAAACCCTCCGGCCACTGGTGGTACGCCAACATCCCCGTCCACATCGAGAACGAGTTGCGCGCGCGCCTCGAGGCCGTCCCGAAGGTGAAACTCATCGGATATTATAGCGACATGTACAAGGTCGAGTTCGGCCTGCCGAAGTTCAACATGTACCGCCGGGTCCTCGCACGGGTTCTCGCCCGCGATTTCGTCGAGACCGGCCTCATGACCGAGATGCAGGCCGTCGAAACCGCACGCCTCCTCTTGCGCGACAACCCCAAACGCCTCTTCAACGTCTAA